In a genomic window of Streptomyces pristinaespiralis:
- a CDS encoding carboxymuconolactone decarboxylase family protein: MDNRLKNKNTNNPDVWTAIQHLHKAIAAGGVDPKLLTLVHLRASQINGCSACVYAGVAGGKKAGETDERLHNVAAWRETPFYTEAERAALALAEAATRLQDGAEGVTDEIWEEANAHFTEEQIGAINLEIALTNFFNRINRTIKEPAGRTWG; encoded by the coding sequence ATGGACAACCGGCTCAAGAACAAGAATACGAACAACCCCGATGTGTGGACCGCGATCCAGCACCTCCACAAGGCGATCGCCGCCGGGGGCGTCGACCCGAAGCTGCTGACGCTGGTCCACCTGCGCGCCAGCCAGATCAACGGCTGCTCGGCGTGCGTCTACGCCGGTGTCGCCGGGGGGAAGAAGGCCGGTGAGACCGACGAGCGGCTGCACAACGTGGCGGCGTGGCGTGAGACGCCGTTCTACACCGAGGCGGAACGCGCGGCACTGGCGCTGGCCGAGGCCGCCACCCGGCTGCAGGACGGCGCGGAGGGCGTCACCGACGAGATCTGGGAAGAGGCCAACGCTCATTTCACCGAGGAGCAGATCGGCGCGATCAACCTGGAGATCGCGCTGACCAACTTCTTCAACCGGATCAACCGGACCATCAAGGAACCGGCCGGCAGGACCTGGGGCTGA
- a CDS encoding sigma-70 family RNA polymerase sigma factor produces the protein MAATHPADPVADAFEGHRDRLRAVAHRVLGSHADAEDVVQEAWLRLSRQDAGTIDNLGGWLTTVVGRLSLDVLRSGRTRPEVSLDDRLPEVTVTLDDAPAPEELVALGDSVGLALLTVLDSLGPAERLAFVLHDVFAVPFAEIGDILGRSADATKMLASRARRKVRAAQQPGNAGRQQREVVRAFLAAAGEGRFEQLLEVLHPEVHFTVHTPSGRFVTLGATEVATRARVAGGAARGHAATVDGRPGVISWSEDGTPLSLLAFTVADGRITEITAVVDPAQLALMDLPDPV, from the coding sequence ATGGCCGCCACCCACCCCGCGGACCCGGTCGCCGATGCCTTCGAGGGCCATCGTGACCGGCTCAGAGCCGTCGCCCACCGCGTGCTCGGATCGCACGCCGACGCGGAGGACGTGGTCCAGGAGGCGTGGCTGCGTCTCTCCCGCCAGGACGCCGGCACCATCGACAACCTCGGCGGCTGGCTGACCACCGTGGTCGGCCGCCTCAGTCTCGATGTCCTGCGATCGGGCCGGACGCGCCCGGAAGTCTCCTTGGACGACCGGTTGCCCGAGGTCACTGTGACGCTCGACGACGCTCCTGCTCCGGAAGAGCTCGTGGCGCTCGGGGACTCCGTCGGCCTCGCGCTTCTCACGGTCCTCGACTCGCTGGGCCCGGCCGAACGACTGGCGTTCGTGCTGCACGACGTGTTCGCCGTGCCCTTCGCGGAGATCGGCGACATTCTCGGCAGGTCCGCCGACGCGACCAAGATGCTCGCCAGTCGCGCCCGCAGGAAGGTGCGAGCGGCCCAGCAGCCGGGGAACGCCGGACGACAACAGCGCGAGGTGGTTCGAGCCTTCCTGGCCGCGGCCGGCGAAGGTCGGTTCGAGCAGCTGCTGGAGGTTCTCCACCCGGAGGTGCACTTCACCGTCCACACCCCGAGCGGCCGGTTCGTCACGCTCGGAGCCACCGAAGTCGCCACCCGCGCACGAGTGGCCGGCGGCGCGGCCCGAGGACACGCGGCAACCGTCGACGGCCGCCCGGGCGTCATCTCCTGGAGCGAGGACGGCACCCCGCTCTCTCTCCTGGCCTTCACCGTGGCCGACGGCCGCATCACAGAGATCACCGCTGTGGTCGACCCGGCCCAACTCGCGCTCATGGACCTGCCGGACCCGGTGTGA
- a CDS encoding GntR family transcriptional regulator — protein sequence MGHLKQRNLITARERLRDQVAHALRAALISGELRPGEVYSAPGLAEDFGISATPVREAMLDLAREGLVEPVRNKGFRVTEVNERDLDQYAEIRILIEVPMVRRITGIASREDLEALRPVAEEIVRAAREHDLIGYLEADRRFHLSLLALAGNERLVETVGDLRKRSRLYGLTALDERDQLIPSAEEHIELLDLMVAGDAKGAEKCMARHLGHVRSLWAEGALEKERQAAVRGPKRQLDAAR from the coding sequence ATGGGGCACCTGAAGCAGCGCAACCTCATCACCGCCAGGGAGCGGCTGCGTGACCAGGTCGCCCACGCCCTGCGTGCCGCGCTCATCTCCGGCGAACTGCGTCCCGGTGAGGTGTACTCGGCGCCCGGCCTCGCCGAGGACTTCGGGATCTCCGCGACACCGGTGCGCGAGGCGATGCTCGACCTGGCCCGTGAGGGCCTCGTCGAGCCGGTCCGCAACAAGGGCTTCCGCGTCACCGAGGTCAACGAGCGCGATCTCGACCAGTACGCCGAGATCCGCATACTCATCGAGGTCCCCATGGTCCGCCGGATCACCGGCATCGCCTCCCGCGAGGACCTGGAGGCGCTGCGGCCCGTGGCCGAGGAGATCGTGCGTGCGGCACGCGAGCACGACCTCATCGGCTACCTCGAGGCCGACCGCCGGTTCCACCTCTCCCTCCTGGCGCTCGCCGGCAACGAACGACTCGTCGAGACGGTCGGCGACCTGCGCAAGCGTTCGCGGCTGTACGGACTGACCGCGCTCGACGAGCGCGACCAGCTGATCCCGTCCGCCGAGGAGCACATCGAGCTGCTCGACCTGATGGTGGCGGGTGACGCGAAGGGCGCCGAGAAGTGCATGGCCCGCCACCTCGGACATGTGCGCTCGCTCTGGGCGGAGGGCGCGCTGGAGAAGGAGCGGCAGGCGGCCGTGCGCGGCCCCAAGAGGCAGCTGGACGCGGCCCGCTGA